GGCCATCATTCCTGCGATCTTGTCGCCGGCGTTCCGGACATCGCAAAACGTGTCCAACATCCTGAACCAGATCGCGCCGATCGGGTTCGTCGCCTTGGGTCAGACGCTGCCCATTTTGACCAAGGGGATCGATTTGTCGGTCGGGCCGCTGGTCAGCCTGACGACCGTCCTGGCGGCGACCCTCATGGGCTTCGACACTTCGTCGGTTTTGACCGGTTTGTTGATTTGCCTGGCCGTCGGCTTGGCGGTAGGATTGGTAAACGGCTTCATTACCGCCTACCTGTCCGTGCCTCCGCTTATTGCGACGCTGGGAACGATGAGCGTCGTCAACGGCGTCGCGCTTATGGTCCTGCCTTACCCGGGCGGCTACGTGCCGCG
The Bacillota bacterium genome window above contains:
- a CDS encoding ABC transporter permease; this translates as MLGLVALLAIIPAILSPAFRTSQNVSNILNQIAPIGFVALGQTLPILTKGIDLSVGPLVSLTTVLAATLMGFDTSSVLTGLLICLAVGLAVGLVNGFITAYLSVPPLIATLGTMSVVNGVALMVLPYPGGYVPRPFTQAMLGRIGDVVPYSFVYFAVAALLMTWVTSSTRFGRRVYAVGGHEERARVAGINVRAVLMGVYVLSSLFATLGGLALAARMYSGDPTAGNPFTMTSVAAVLI